CCGCGCGATGCCCTCCGCGAGGTCGTCCACCCGAAGCGATTCCGGCAGCACGTTCCAGGCATAGGTCTCCACCTCAAAATGGCGGCAGTCCGACAGCGCGCCGATGCTCTGCAGGCACTCGCGGACTTCCTGCTGCGTCGCGCGCAAATACCCGAACGTATCCAGAAAAAGCGGCACGTGGAAATGCGTCCGCAGCGTGTATTCCATCAGCGGCCGATCCGCGATGGCGTCCAGCGCGATCGGCAAGTCCTCGTAGAGCCGCGTCTCCTCGCCATCCACCGCGTGGCGGACCATCGTCTGGTGCAGGTAGCGCGGCTCCTGGAAGGTGAACAGCTGATCGAGCGCCAGCGATCCATCGTTGACGTCCAGCCGCGTAAAATCCGCCTCCACCGCCGACGAGAGCTGGACCTTGCCGACACGCAATCCCGCCGACCGGTAGGCCAGGAGCACATCCGCCTGCGACTCGCCCATCACCGCCGCATGGCAGACGTCGTGGCAGACCCGAAGATAGCGCGCGAAATGCTCCTCGTTGCCGCGTTCGAGAAGGTGTTCCTCAAAAAACGCGATCATGTCCCCGCTCGTGTCCAGCAAACAGCCCGGCTCCGGCTCGATATCGACATGGATGCACTTGCCCGTCGCCGCCTCCTCCCGCGCCAGGTGATCCGCCAGCACGCGCAGGTTTTCGCCCGCCGCGCGCAGCGTCTCCGCGTCGGAATCCCCCGCCGGCCAGCCCACCGGCAGCGTGGAGACGCCGCCCTCCGCGCCCTGGGGCAGCAGCCCGCCGAGAATGCGCACCAGGTCCTTCGTGTAGTCCAGCCGCGCCGCCTCCGCCCACGTGGGCTTGTAAACCGCGTGCTTCACCACGGCATCGTGAAAATCGCCGTACGGGAAGCCGTTCATCGTGAACACGGACAACCCCCGCTCCGCAAGCCAGTCCGCAAGCTCGCCAATGCGGTCCGTCGCAACGATTTCCCGCGCCGCCGAAGCCGGCAGCCAAAGCCCCACGCCCATCGGCGCATCGGGCGACACCCGCTCCTTCACGCGAACGGCATAGCGCTCCAGATTCGCCAGCGTCGTGGCGTAATCATTGCCCGCATGGACATTGGTGCAATAGCCAAGAATATTCTGGCCGGAAGTAAACATGGCGCCTCGCTGGGGTTCGTCGGATAAATTGACTTTGCCCATTATAGAGGGGGCAAGACCCACGTTGCACAAAACCGCGCCCATTTCCGCCACCGCGCACCGTCGGCCCGTCCGCAAATGTAGGATAGCCGTCCCGGCTGTCCAACGCCGCCAGGCGCAAATGTAGGATAGCCGTCCCGGCTGTCCAAGGCGCCAAAAGGCGCAAATGTAGGATAGCCGTCCCGGCTGTCCAACGCGCCAAAAGGCGCAAATGTAGGATAGCCGTCCCGGCTGTCCAACGCCGCCAGGCGCAAAGCACCGCGCCCATTTCCGCCACATCTGGAGGAGCCTGGCGCCGGCGTAATGAACCTGCGCCCCTTGGGCTCCACCACGGGCATGGGCCGGCCATGGAGCCAGCGCTTGGGCACCCGTCAATACCCGACGTTAACGTTGCTTCAATCAGAAATCTTCGATATCCTGTCTTCCGCAGTCCAGACGCCAACGCCGCCAGCCAGGAACCGACCGGGAAGGGGTAAGCCCATGTTCAAGTTCTTCCAAAAACGGCATGAAAACATAGCGAAAGCGCCGTTGTCCTTCGCTTTCGGGTGCTTCGGCGCGGGTATGGTTTTCGCCACCTTACTCATGCGGGAGTTCGGCCTCTCCGAATTGGCGATCGACAATATTGCCTACCTGATCGGATTCGCCAGCGTGATTTACTTTCATACCAACAGCCAGGAAGAAAAACCCGCCCCGCGCCAGCAGGGGGAATAAGACCCCCGCCCCACGCCCGAGCATACACGTCCCTCGCGCCGAAAAAAGTAGGCTGAAAGTCCGCCGCAGGCGGAATAGCCCTTCCGGCTGTCCAACGCGCCAATGGCGCCCAAGCTCGCCCCTCTTTCCGCGGGATCTCACACCACGCCGCCTGCTATCCTTGCCCGCACCACCGACCAGCACACACGAAAGGAACCCACCATGGAAAAGCGCAATATCCGCTGGGGCATCATGAGCACGGCCGCGATCGCGACCAAAGTCGTCGCCGGCATGCACGACGCCAAAAACGCCGAACCCGCCGCCGTCGCCAGCCGCTCCCTCGACAAAGCCCGGGACTGGGCGAACGCCCACCGCGTCCCCCGGGCCT
This sequence is a window from Candidatus Hydrogenedentota bacterium. Protein-coding genes within it:
- the eboE gene encoding metabolite traffic protein EboE, producing MFTSGQNILGYCTNVHAGNDYATTLANLERYAVRVKERVSPDAPMGVGLWLPASAAREIVATDRIGELADWLAERGLSVFTMNGFPYGDFHDAVVKHAVYKPTWAEAARLDYTKDLVRILGGLLPQGAEGGVSTLPVGWPAGDSDAETLRAAGENLRVLADHLAREEAATGKCIHVDIEPEPGCLLDTSGDMIAFFEEHLLERGNEEHFARYLRVCHDVCHAAVMGESQADVLLAYRSAGLRVGKVQLSSAVEADFTRLDVNDGSLALDQLFTFQEPRYLHQTMVRHAVDGEETRLYEDLPIALDAIADRPLMEYTLRTHFHVPLFLDTFGYLRATQQEVRECLQSIGALSDCRHFEVETYAWNVLPESLRVDDLAEGIAREMQWVLDASDGSRT